A stretch of Haloprofundus halophilus DNA encodes these proteins:
- a CDS encoding HalOD1 output domain-containing protein yields the protein MTEETADGERSRLVSSVPLDDYRTATEAVVTAVAALEETTPRGLPPLRRYLDADALENVLVPPRRDIASTVRVGFTYLDYEIVVTAGETAEIFESNETE from the coding sequence ATGACCGAAGAGACGGCCGACGGCGAACGGTCACGGCTCGTCTCGTCGGTTCCGCTCGACGATTACCGTACCGCGACGGAGGCCGTCGTCACCGCAGTGGCGGCGCTGGAGGAGACGACGCCCCGTGGACTACCGCCGCTCCGGAGATACCTCGACGCGGACGCGCTGGAGAACGTCCTCGTCCCGCCTCGACGCGACATCGCTTCGACCGTCCGGGTCGGGTTCACCTATCTCGACTACGAAATCGTCGTCACCGCCGGCGAGACGGCCGAAATCTTCGAATCGAACGAAACTGAGTGA
- a CDS encoding DUF7344 domain-containing protein, with protein sequence MTANLGSPTEERTTSGLRDRRAVELFDALSDERRLWAADRLFEANGPVSLAMLARVLTAIEMGTELEDQTRESSPAYINLHHSHVPKLVRADVVNYDEERQTVELVDRVEPVGRVELVPSMVTFFVERGVDTPN encoded by the coding sequence ATGACAGCGAACCTCGGCTCGCCGACCGAGGAGCGTACCACGTCGGGGCTCCGCGACAGGCGCGCAGTCGAGTTGTTCGACGCGCTGAGCGACGAACGTCGCCTCTGGGCCGCCGACCGTCTGTTCGAGGCGAACGGTCCCGTCTCGCTGGCGATGCTCGCGCGAGTGCTCACGGCGATAGAGATGGGGACGGAACTCGAAGACCAGACGCGCGAGAGTTCGCCGGCGTACATCAACCTCCACCACAGCCACGTGCCGAAACTCGTCCGCGCCGATGTCGTGAACTACGACGAAGAGCGTCAGACGGTCGAACTCGTCGACCGGGTCGAACCCGTCGGGCGGGTCGAACTCGTGCCGTCGATGGTGACGTTCTTCGTCGAACGCGGCGTCGACACCCCGAACTGA